Proteins encoded together in one Rossellomorea sp. y25 window:
- a CDS encoding alanine/glycine:cation symporter family protein, translated as MIYFCLGVGLLFSILTKFLQVRLIKDMVVQMFKGGSSKAGVSSFQALALSLSGRVGTGNIAGTATAIAFGGPGAVFWMWTIAFIGASSAFIESTLAQIYKVKQDGEYRGGPAYYIEKGIGWKWYAVLFSLATLLAMSILMPGIQSNSIALGLENAFGLSTTVTGIGLVVLIGVIIFGGVKRIAGVASYVVPFMAIAYILLSLIIVGMNITEIPAVFALIFKSAFGFDSAFGGIIGMAVSWGVKRGIYSNEAGQGTGPHAAAAAEVSHPAKQGLVQAFSVYIDTLLVCSATAFMILFTGSFNTEAPDGTMLANNLEGIEAGPGYTQAAIESVIPGFGASFVAIALFFFAFTTIMAYYYMAETNVAYLLRGKNSKVAMTILKFVLLAATFYGAVREAALAWALGDIGLGIMVWLNLIAILILAKPALKALKDYEEQKKQGLDPVFNSTKLGIKNAEFWEQEYKVEDKENAS; from the coding sequence ATGATTTACTTCTGTTTGGGTGTGGGATTATTATTTTCTATTTTAACGAAGTTTTTACAAGTCCGGTTGATTAAAGATATGGTGGTTCAAATGTTTAAGGGTGGTAGCTCCAAAGCAGGTGTGTCTTCATTCCAGGCCTTGGCGCTGTCGTTATCAGGACGTGTCGGGACAGGGAACATCGCCGGTACTGCAACGGCCATCGCTTTCGGTGGTCCAGGGGCGGTATTCTGGATGTGGACGATTGCATTCATCGGCGCAAGCAGTGCCTTCATTGAGTCCACACTTGCTCAAATTTACAAAGTGAAGCAGGATGGGGAATACCGTGGAGGGCCAGCCTATTACATTGAAAAAGGGATCGGCTGGAAATGGTATGCCGTGCTATTCTCACTTGCTACATTGCTTGCAATGAGTATTTTAATGCCTGGAATTCAATCAAACTCCATCGCATTAGGTCTTGAAAATGCATTCGGTCTTAGCACAACGGTAACGGGTATTGGTCTTGTCGTGTTAATCGGGGTCATCATTTTCGGTGGGGTCAAACGGATCGCTGGAGTAGCTTCTTACGTAGTCCCATTTATGGCGATTGCCTATATTCTTCTATCTCTTATCATTGTAGGAATGAATATCACTGAAATCCCGGCAGTTTTTGCTCTTATCTTCAAGAGTGCATTCGGCTTTGATTCAGCATTCGGTGGAATCATCGGGATGGCTGTGTCTTGGGGAGTGAAACGTGGAATCTATTCCAACGAAGCAGGTCAAGGTACAGGACCGCATGCTGCAGCGGCAGCTGAAGTGTCCCACCCTGCTAAACAAGGTCTGGTTCAAGCGTTCTCCGTTTACATCGATACTCTTCTGGTTTGTTCGGCAACAGCATTCATGATCTTGTTTACTGGATCCTTCAACACAGAAGCACCTGATGGAACCATGCTTGCGAACAATTTAGAAGGCATCGAAGCGGGGCCTGGTTATACACAGGCAGCGATTGAATCAGTCATCCCTGGATTCGGAGCATCATTCGTCGCGATTGCATTATTCTTCTTTGCTTTTACAACTATTATGGCTTACTACTACATGGCGGAAACGAATGTTGCCTACCTATTGAGAGGTAAGAATTCAAAAGTCGCGATGACCATCTTAAAGTTTGTTCTGCTTGCTGCTACATTCTACGGAGCAGTGAGAGAAGCCGCTTTAGCATGGGCGTTGGGTGATATTGGTCTTGGAATCATGGTATGGCTGAACTTAATCGCCATCCTTATCCTGGCCAAACCTGCTTTAAAAGCACTCAAGGATTATGAAGAACAGAAGAAGCAAGGTCTTGACCCAGTCTTCAACTCTACAAAGCTCGGTATCAAGAATGCAGAGTTCTGGGAGCAAGAGTATAAAGTAGAAGATAAAGAAAATGCATCTTAA
- a CDS encoding acyl-CoA dehydrogenase family protein: MDLYEPYIQNDRQRKLVDLAGGLADAFDERGEAYDREDAFPYENFNDLKKKGYGTLSLPKEYGGEEISLYELVMIQERLATGDAATALSIGWHLGGLMELTETRTWDEGVFKELCEEIIVNNALINRAASEPATGSPTRGGLPETKAVKTEEGWKVSGRKSFTSMARILDYSLVSATIGDTQEKGFFLVNHDLEGVSLEETWDTISMKGTGSDDLVLTDVLLPSSALVERDRANPRGKNDLPKAWLLHIPACYIGVAIAARNYAIQFAKDYSPNSLPGPIKDVPEVQRKIGEIELELFKARQILYSVADKWVMEPQKRKDMALELASVKHVVTNSAFHIVDIAMRIVGAKSLFLSNPMQRYYRDVRAGLHNPPMDDMVIGMLANNALK; this comes from the coding sequence TTGGACTTATATGAACCGTATATACAGAATGACCGTCAAAGAAAGCTGGTTGATTTAGCTGGTGGGCTGGCTGATGCGTTTGATGAACGAGGGGAAGCGTATGACCGTGAAGATGCCTTTCCTTATGAAAATTTCAATGACCTGAAGAAAAAGGGATATGGAACTTTATCTCTTCCTAAAGAGTACGGCGGAGAAGAAATCAGCTTATATGAGCTGGTGATGATTCAAGAAAGGCTTGCTACAGGGGACGCAGCAACGGCTTTGTCCATTGGCTGGCATCTCGGAGGATTGATGGAACTGACGGAAACCCGGACGTGGGATGAAGGGGTGTTTAAGGAGCTTTGTGAGGAGATTATAGTGAACAATGCTCTTATTAACCGGGCAGCATCTGAACCGGCAACGGGGAGCCCCACTCGTGGAGGACTTCCCGAAACCAAAGCAGTGAAAACGGAAGAAGGATGGAAAGTAAGCGGCAGGAAATCTTTTACTTCTATGGCGAGAATTCTGGATTATTCTTTAGTATCGGCAACAATCGGTGACACCCAAGAAAAAGGATTCTTCTTGGTGAATCATGATCTGGAAGGAGTAAGTTTGGAAGAAACATGGGACACGATTTCCATGAAGGGAACGGGCAGTGATGATCTCGTCCTAACAGATGTCCTTCTTCCATCTTCTGCCCTGGTAGAACGTGATCGTGCAAATCCAAGAGGGAAGAATGATCTTCCTAAAGCATGGCTCCTGCACATTCCGGCTTGCTATATAGGAGTTGCGATTGCAGCACGCAACTATGCCATCCAATTTGCGAAGGACTATTCACCAAACAGTTTACCGGGACCGATCAAGGATGTACCTGAAGTTCAACGGAAAATTGGTGAAATAGAATTAGAACTATTTAAGGCCAGGCAAATTCTCTATTCAGTAGCTGACAAGTGGGTGATGGAGCCTCAAAAACGGAAAGATATGGCTTTAGAGCTTGCTTCTGTAAAACATGTTGTGACGAACAGCGCCTTTCACATTGTGGACATCGCCATGAGGATCGTTGGAGCAAAAAGTCTGTTCCTCTCGAACCCGATGCAGCGTTATTATCGTGATGTGAGGGCAGGCCTTCACAATCCGCCCATGGATGATATGGTGATTGGAATGTTAGCGAATAACGCATTAAAATAA
- a CDS encoding aromatic acid exporter family protein has protein sequence MEFLKKIQFVGGRIAKTGIAVFLTALVCELLDWPATFAVITAIVTIEPTAANSIKKAFIRFPASAIGALFAVIIASTFGDHPITYALVALLTIITCHKLHLGAGILVATLTGIAMIPTIHDHYVATFFIRLGTTTIGLIVSTLVNLWILPPKYSKTITTKIHNLYFKTGNLLEKRGSEVLQNHSLHRDTKMIFNDILRDIESTDTLCEYQKEEWKLHRSSREELRYFHYEYKKLNLLRQILFHIGNLIYLPVQYSFSEEEKDRILHATQSLKSIMHHPSFHIPEQHFTLMKDLLEEFWEDQEGLHTKPFQSMKHHFSCETVMLYELLSIHDLIEELSEIHVLEAQHQTVLEKTLHP, from the coding sequence ATGGAGTTTCTCAAAAAAATTCAATTTGTCGGAGGTAGAATTGCCAAGACCGGTATTGCCGTTTTTTTAACGGCTCTTGTGTGTGAGCTTTTAGATTGGCCAGCGACTTTTGCCGTCATTACAGCCATAGTCACCATCGAGCCCACAGCCGCCAATTCAATCAAGAAAGCATTCATTCGTTTTCCCGCTTCAGCTATAGGAGCACTATTTGCGGTGATCATTGCTTCCACATTCGGGGATCACCCCATTACATATGCACTGGTGGCACTGCTCACAATCATCACCTGCCACAAACTTCATTTAGGGGCAGGCATTCTGGTCGCAACATTAACAGGGATTGCCATGATCCCCACCATACACGATCACTATGTAGCTACCTTTTTCATTCGACTGGGCACGACCACGATCGGGCTGATTGTGTCTACATTAGTGAACTTGTGGATCCTTCCACCAAAATACTCGAAAACGATCACGACCAAGATTCATAATCTCTATTTCAAAACGGGCAATTTATTAGAAAAAAGAGGATCTGAAGTTCTACAGAATCACTCTCTTCACCGGGATACAAAAATGATCTTCAACGATATTTTAAGAGACATAGAATCGACGGACACCCTTTGCGAATATCAAAAGGAAGAATGGAAGCTTCACCGCTCCAGTCGTGAGGAATTGCGTTATTTCCATTATGAGTACAAAAAACTTAACCTTTTAAGGCAGATCCTTTTTCATATTGGGAACTTAATTTACTTACCGGTTCAGTATTCATTCAGTGAGGAAGAGAAAGATCGCATCTTACATGCCACCCAATCGTTAAAAAGCATCATGCATCATCCGTCGTTTCACATACCTGAACAACATTTCACTCTCATGAAAGATCTCCTGGAGGAATTCTGGGAAGATCAAGAGGGGCTTCATACGAAACCTTTTCAGTCCATGAAGCATCATTTTTCCTGTGAAACGGTCATGCTATACGAACTACTATCCATTCATGACCTGATAGAGGAGCTTAGTGAAATACATGTGTTAGAAGCTCAGCATCAAACTGTACTGGAGAAAACGTTACACCCATAG
- a CDS encoding cyclic-phosphate processing receiver domain-containing protein, with amino-acid sequence MTVNVFLDDYRHCPQGYILAKDIDECIDLLLNFSIAHLSLDHDLESKTRNGLMLVHYMVEKQLFAERITIHSANSVAGKQMFKYLKEAQSEHKMPKSIKIILRPLPLR; translated from the coding sequence ATGACAGTAAATGTATTTTTAGACGATTATCGCCACTGTCCTCAAGGGTACATTCTCGCGAAAGACATCGATGAATGTATTGACCTGCTCCTGAATTTTTCTATCGCTCATCTTTCATTGGATCATGACTTAGAAAGCAAGACCCGTAATGGATTAATGCTCGTACACTATATGGTTGAAAAGCAGCTATTTGCAGAACGGATCACGATTCATTCCGCCAACTCTGTAGCAGGCAAACAAATGTTCAAGTATTTAAAAGAGGCTCAGAGTGAACACAAGATGCCTAAATCAATCAAGATTATTTTACGACCTTTACCTCTAAGATGA
- a CDS encoding glycerophosphodiester phosphodiesterase — protein sequence MKNTNPEVLKPSKKQRQIVITMVAAFLMIFSTFVYWLPVNKVNPPPFLQKENGEPLVIAHQGGKLLAPGNTIEAFQTAVDLGVDVIETDIHITKDGHLVTIHDPTVDATTDGSGFVKDYTLKELQRLDAAYTFQDLNGEYSFRGKNVYVPTLEEVFQRFPNMRVNIEIKDDNPDKRMEEIVQKLLKLIQEYDMEENVLIASFDQNIINLFESYSKGRVATQGGKQEAKKFVLLHTFFLRNLYNPTVDAFQLPLQERNIDLTRPTLIEGAHRKGIHIHYWTINDKETMEMLVIRGADGIITDRPDLLMEVLNRR from the coding sequence ATGAAAAATACGAATCCCGAAGTCTTAAAACCTTCTAAAAAACAGCGTCAAATCGTCATAACGATGGTCGCTGCTTTCCTTATGATATTTTCTACTTTCGTCTACTGGCTCCCCGTTAATAAAGTGAATCCACCACCATTCCTGCAAAAAGAAAATGGGGAGCCCCTTGTCATCGCTCACCAAGGCGGAAAACTTCTTGCACCCGGTAACACAATCGAAGCATTTCAGACTGCCGTTGATTTAGGAGTGGACGTCATCGAAACGGATATACATATTACGAAAGACGGCCATTTGGTAACGATTCATGATCCAACCGTTGATGCCACAACGGACGGCAGTGGATTTGTTAAAGATTACACGCTGAAGGAGCTTCAGCGACTTGATGCTGCTTACACCTTTCAAGATCTGAATGGTGAATACTCATTCCGCGGAAAGAATGTATACGTTCCTACTCTTGAGGAAGTGTTTCAACGGTTCCCAAACATGAGGGTTAACATTGAAATTAAAGACGACAATCCTGATAAAAGGATGGAGGAAATCGTACAGAAATTATTGAAGCTCATCCAGGAATATGATATGGAAGAAAATGTTCTCATCGCTTCATTCGATCAGAACATTATTAATCTATTTGAATCATACTCAAAAGGTAGAGTGGCCACTCAAGGAGGGAAACAAGAAGCGAAAAAATTCGTCCTCCTTCATACTTTTTTTCTGAGAAACCTTTACAACCCCACTGTCGATGCCTTCCAGCTTCCCCTTCAAGAAAGGAATATTGACTTAACCCGGCCCACATTGATCGAGGGAGCCCATCGTAAAGGCATTCACATTCATTATTGGACGATTAATGACAAAGAAACCATGGAAATGCTCGTAATAAGGGGAGCAGACGGTATAATCACAGATCGCCCTGATTTATTAATGGAAGTACTAAATAGGAGGTGA
- a CDS encoding ATP-binding protein, which translates to MIIEKLLLHVLIILAPVLIQTSLLENHRLGKSPVFIGVLHGIAAFMCLIFAYESFGLYWDFRYIPLVLSMLYGGRKAGVIVLIFILTARVINGGDAIIFGFISAFLAGTLPFLISNRFWTFPPKKRVTFAVLLGFWPALVMLGILLSFALISGVPVSGNKEMGIYVLIFGGIQVLGVGVAAQLNEWMIEKRLLREEILKSEKLNTLGELAASIAHEVRNPLTVVKGFLQLMKKQATGDHDEYLKIVLSELGRAEEIINDYLNFAKPEFEKLEKVNVKDVLSDVTVLLNAYALKDGVYLDAALKEDGFLLTDRNKLKQAFVNIIKNAIEATPPQGNVAVNLEVTHTQAVITVEDTGKGMTKEQIARLGTLFFTTKDHGTGLGTSVSLRIIEAMGGHIHYSSIVNKGTVVTINLPLNRDKVAKFDSHLANTHMNNQNA; encoded by the coding sequence ATGATTATCGAGAAATTATTATTACATGTGTTGATTATATTGGCTCCCGTTCTTATTCAAACCTCACTCCTTGAAAACCATAGGCTAGGGAAATCTCCTGTTTTTATCGGTGTATTACACGGGATCGCCGCGTTTATGTGCTTGATCTTTGCTTATGAAAGCTTCGGGTTGTATTGGGATTTCCGTTACATTCCTCTGGTTCTTTCGATGTTATATGGAGGGCGAAAAGCAGGGGTCATTGTACTCATCTTTATTTTAACCGCTCGGGTGATTAACGGCGGGGACGCCATCATTTTCGGTTTTATCAGTGCGTTTTTAGCAGGAACCCTGCCTTTTCTTATTTCAAACCGCTTCTGGACGTTTCCTCCAAAGAAACGGGTGACTTTTGCCGTGTTACTTGGATTCTGGCCTGCCCTGGTGATGTTAGGGATTCTTCTTTCCTTCGCTCTCATTTCGGGTGTTCCTGTTTCAGGTAATAAAGAAATGGGCATCTATGTTCTTATATTCGGTGGGATTCAGGTGTTAGGGGTTGGAGTTGCAGCACAGCTCAATGAGTGGATGATCGAGAAACGATTGCTGCGGGAAGAAATTTTGAAATCTGAAAAGCTCAACACATTGGGAGAGCTGGCTGCTTCGATTGCTCATGAAGTTCGGAACCCTCTAACCGTCGTCAAGGGGTTTCTTCAATTAATGAAGAAACAGGCGACAGGGGATCATGATGAGTATTTGAAGATTGTATTAAGTGAGTTAGGAAGGGCGGAAGAGATCATCAATGATTACTTGAATTTTGCCAAGCCGGAATTCGAAAAGTTAGAGAAAGTAAATGTGAAAGATGTTCTCTCAGATGTTACGGTTCTCCTAAACGCATATGCCCTGAAAGATGGTGTATACCTTGATGCTGCCCTGAAAGAGGATGGTTTTCTATTAACGGATCGGAATAAATTAAAGCAGGCTTTCGTCAACATCATTAAGAATGCCATTGAGGCCACTCCCCCTCAAGGAAACGTAGCCGTAAATTTAGAAGTCACCCATACCCAAGCAGTCATTACGGTAGAAGACACAGGAAAAGGGATGACAAAAGAACAAATCGCCAGACTTGGAACACTATTCTTTACAACAAAAGACCACGGTACTGGCTTAGGAACCTCAGTGTCCCTGAGGATTATTGAAGCCATGGGTGGCCATATTCATTATTCTAGCATTGTTAATAAGGGAACGGTCGTTACAATCAATCTTCCTTTGAACAGAGACAAGGTTGCAAAATTTGATTCGCATCTTGCAAACACGCATATGAACAATCAAAACGCTTAG
- a CDS encoding ATP-dependent DNA helicase gives MMKSVKISIRELVEFVYKEGSIDVRFQARSSMTIGTKLHQKLQKEYKEGDEKEVFLKGERVAEDILYQLEGRCDGIHYKNKEVIVEEIKSTARTLSQIEEGSRVHWAQGECYAYLLAKEKQLTHISVQLTYIEVESEKTKSFIRTYTLEELEHIVDETLAAYSPFASMLLTNQDSRLKSIADLSFPYPVYRKGQKKLAGAVYKTVAESKSLYANAPTGTGKTISTLFPTIKAMSGKWFYVTAKTITRTVAEEALLLLEREGLSQRTVTITAKDKICFKEETICQKEYCEFANGYYDRINGALIDILTCETTITRPIVESYARKHKVCPFEYSIDLSYLADGVICDYNYIFDPKVSLKRISEESKKKTTLLIDEAHNLVGRGREMYSATLKKSAFLEIKRMYPEQVALKQSLTTVNKQFLRLKNEQEGDMRIELDAQLVDAVESFVEASEKCLGEADGDWSEGFLQLYFDALSFVRIANLFSDEHRFVITKSSNEIEVKLFCIDPSKLIKHITKSFHSSIFFSATLHPFSYYFQQLGGSEDDYRFLIPSPFEREQWQVGIHPISTRFKDRDRTLSSITRSITEAFNEKKGNYLVFFSSYAYMQEAFEEMNQDAMNADFIIQEPNMKEVDREEFLNEYRSGRDRPVIGFAVLGGIFSEGIDLRGDRLKGVIVVGVGLPQPSRDHEIIKDYFNERGLNGFDYAYVYPGLNKVFQSGGRLIRSEVDTGVLRLIDDRYLSQKYQSLLLEEWKDYQIIT, from the coding sequence ATGATGAAAAGCGTCAAGATCTCAATCAGGGAATTAGTTGAGTTTGTGTATAAAGAAGGGAGCATAGATGTCAGGTTTCAAGCCCGCTCCTCCATGACCATCGGAACAAAGCTACATCAAAAACTGCAAAAAGAATACAAAGAAGGTGATGAGAAAGAAGTCTTTCTGAAGGGAGAAAGAGTGGCTGAGGATATTCTCTATCAACTTGAAGGCCGGTGTGATGGAATCCACTATAAAAATAAAGAAGTCATTGTCGAAGAAATTAAGTCAACGGCAAGAACCCTGTCCCAGATTGAAGAAGGATCCCGTGTCCACTGGGCACAAGGAGAATGCTACGCTTACTTATTGGCGAAAGAAAAGCAGCTCACCCATATTAGCGTACAGCTCACGTATATAGAGGTTGAATCGGAAAAAACGAAGTCATTCATCCGCACGTACACCCTTGAAGAGCTGGAGCATATCGTTGACGAGACCCTGGCTGCCTATAGTCCATTTGCTTCCATGTTACTGACAAACCAGGATAGTCGATTAAAGAGCATTGCAGACCTAAGCTTTCCGTATCCTGTGTATCGAAAAGGCCAGAAAAAGCTCGCTGGTGCTGTCTATAAAACGGTCGCTGAATCCAAATCCCTGTATGCGAATGCACCGACGGGGACAGGAAAAACCATTTCAACCTTATTCCCGACCATTAAAGCAATGAGCGGGAAATGGTTTTATGTCACGGCAAAAACGATTACCCGTACGGTGGCAGAAGAAGCGCTACTCCTATTAGAAAGGGAAGGTTTGTCACAGCGTACCGTTACGATTACGGCAAAAGACAAAATCTGCTTTAAAGAAGAAACGATTTGTCAGAAAGAGTATTGTGAATTTGCCAATGGCTATTATGATCGAATTAATGGGGCGCTCATTGATATATTGACCTGTGAAACCACCATCACACGTCCAATTGTTGAATCGTATGCTAGGAAGCACAAGGTGTGCCCATTCGAATATTCAATCGACCTTTCCTATTTGGCAGACGGTGTCATCTGTGATTATAACTACATTTTCGACCCTAAAGTTTCTTTAAAAAGAATAAGCGAAGAAAGTAAGAAAAAGACCACTCTTCTCATTGATGAAGCACATAATCTTGTTGGCCGGGGACGGGAAATGTATTCAGCAACCCTGAAAAAATCCGCTTTTTTAGAAATTAAAAGAATGTATCCTGAGCAAGTTGCGTTAAAGCAGAGCTTGACAACGGTCAACAAACAATTTCTCCGTTTGAAAAATGAACAAGAAGGAGACATGCGGATTGAACTGGATGCACAATTAGTCGATGCGGTGGAAAGTTTTGTTGAGGCATCAGAAAAATGCTTGGGAGAAGCAGATGGAGATTGGTCTGAAGGCTTTCTTCAGTTATACTTTGATGCGTTAAGCTTTGTGAGGATTGCCAACCTCTTTTCTGACGAGCACCGCTTTGTGATTACTAAAAGCTCTAATGAAATAGAGGTGAAGCTCTTTTGCATAGACCCTTCAAAGCTTATTAAACATATAACCAAGTCTTTTCACTCATCGATCTTTTTCTCAGCTACCCTTCACCCTTTTTCATATTATTTTCAGCAATTAGGTGGAAGTGAAGACGATTATCGGTTTCTGATTCCTTCCCCATTTGAAAGAGAACAATGGCAGGTGGGGATCCATCCGATTTCAACTCGATTTAAGGATAGAGATCGTACCCTTTCCTCGATTACACGTTCCATTACAGAAGCGTTCAATGAGAAAAAAGGAAACTATCTAGTCTTTTTTTCATCTTACGCCTATATGCAGGAAGCCTTCGAGGAAATGAATCAGGATGCAATGAATGCAGATTTCATCATTCAGGAGCCTAATATGAAAGAAGTGGACAGAGAGGAATTTCTAAATGAGTATCGAAGCGGCAGAGACCGCCCGGTTATTGGATTTGCCGTATTGGGAGGGATTTTCTCAGAGGGTATCGATCTGAGAGGAGATCGATTAAAGGGTGTAATTGTTGTAGGAGTAGGTCTGCCTCAGCCAAGCAGGGATCATGAAATCATTAAGGACTATTTTAATGAACGGGGGTTGAATGGATTCGACTATGCCTATGTATACCCGGGGTTAAATAAAGTATTTCAATCCGGAGGGAGACTCATCCGTTCAGAGGTGGATACGGGAGTCCTCAGATTGATTGACGACCGCTATCTGTCACAGAAATATCAGTCATTACTGCTTGAAGAATGGAAGGATTATCAAATCATCACATGA